In Candidatus Woesebacteria bacterium, one DNA window encodes the following:
- a CDS encoding ATP-dependent chaperone ClpB, whose protein sequence is MDNNDLESLFKPPSPQEALKKYTYNLTEQAKEGKLDPVIGRDSEIRRVMQILSRRIKNNPVLIGDPGVGKTAIVEGLAQRIVAGDVPETLKDRELLVLDFALLVAGTKFRGEFEERLKAVIKGIEEGEGKYIVFIDELHILVGGGEAEGAVDAANILKPSLARGTLRMIGATTVEEYRKHIEKDAALARRFQTVLVEEPTVEDTIAILRGIKDKYELHHGIRITDDALIAAATLSSRYITNRFLPDKAIDLIDEAAASIKIETESMPSDLDLMKRELTRLEIERTALKRERTKEAEDRIKVIEEKINRLKESIASFEERWRSQKEIIEKIRKVRLEIDKLRLELEKSEREVNLEKAAEIKYGKLPELEAKLKELEEKWNRIPQEEKVLREEVGEEDIAKVVSRITGIPLGKLLSAESEKLLHLEEELRKRVIGQDEALHLVANAIRRSRSGLREGRRPIGSFLFLGPTGVGKTETAKALAEAIFNDEDAIVRIDMGEYQEAHSVSRLIGAPPGYVGFEEGGQLTEAVRRHPYSLVLLDEVEKAHPQVFNVLLQVLDDGRLTDGKGITVDFKNTIIVMTSNLGSDIISQNKNRKWEEVKSEVEKMLFQFFRPEFINRIDKVIIFKPLDEKIMLDIAKNQLEKASQILSSQGIDLIYDKKVIDYLAKKGFDPVFGARPLRRLIEEELLDEVSLLIIEGKIGSGTKLELLVTGQKMSLKY, encoded by the coding sequence ATGGATAACAATGATCTTGAGTCTCTTTTTAAACCCCCAAGCCCTCAAGAAGCTCTTAAAAAATATACCTATAACCTAACCGAACAAGCAAAGGAGGGCAAGCTTGATCCTGTCATAGGTCGAGATTCTGAAATTCGTCGGGTGATGCAAATTCTTTCAAGGAGGATTAAGAACAATCCTGTTTTAATTGGAGATCCTGGGGTTGGTAAAACTGCGATAGTTGAAGGGCTTGCTCAGAGAATTGTTGCAGGGGATGTGCCAGAAACTCTTAAGGATCGTGAGCTTCTAGTTCTTGATTTTGCACTTCTTGTTGCTGGAACCAAGTTTAGAGGAGAATTTGAAGAAAGGTTGAAGGCTGTGATTAAGGGAATTGAAGAAGGCGAAGGAAAATACATAGTTTTTATAGATGAACTTCATATTTTGGTCGGCGGAGGCGAAGCGGAAGGTGCGGTTGATGCTGCCAATATCTTAAAGCCTTCTCTTGCGCGTGGAACTTTAAGGATGATTGGGGCAACAACTGTTGAAGAATATAGAAAACATATTGAAAAGGATGCAGCACTTGCCCGTCGTTTTCAAACAGTTTTGGTTGAGGAGCCAACAGTTGAGGATACAATTGCTATTTTAAGAGGAATAAAAGATAAATATGAACTTCATCATGGCATTCGAATTACCGATGATGCTTTAATTGCTGCTGCTACTCTCTCAAGTCGTTATATTACAAATCGTTTTTTGCCTGATAAGGCTATTGATTTAATTGACGAGGCAGCAGCAAGTATCAAAATAGAGACGGAAAGTATGCCCTCTGACCTTGATTTGATGAAACGGGAGCTCACTCGCCTTGAAATTGAGAGAACAGCTTTAAAAAGAGAGAGAACAAAAGAAGCAGAAGATAGGATAAAAGTGATTGAGGAAAAAATTAATAGGTTAAAGGAAAGTATAGCTTCTTTTGAAGAAAGATGGCGCAGCCAGAAAGAAATTATTGAGAAAATAAGAAAGGTGCGTCTTGAGATAGATAAATTGAGGCTTGAGCTTGAGAAATCAGAGCGGGAAGTTAATCTTGAAAAAGCGGCTGAAATTAAATATGGAAAATTACCAGAACTTGAAGCAAAGCTAAAAGAACTTGAAGAGAAGTGGAATAGAATTCCCCAGGAAGAGAAAGTCTTGCGTGAAGAAGTCGGAGAGGAGGATATTGCCAAAGTTGTCTCTCGCATAACCGGAATTCCTTTGGGTAAGCTTCTTTCAGCAGAAAGTGAGAAGCTGCTTCATCTTGAAGAAGAATTGAGGAAGCGGGTAATTGGCCAGGATGAGGCCTTGCATCTTGTGGCAAATGCTATAAGACGATCTCGTTCAGGCTTGCGTGAGGGAAGAAGACCAATTGGCTCTTTTCTTTTTCTTGGACCGACAGGAGTTGGAAAGACTGAAACAGCCAAGGCATTGGCTGAGGCTATTTTTAACGATGAGGATGCAATTGTGCGAATTGATATGGGCGAGTATCAGGAAGCCCACAGCGTTTCTCGCTTGATTGGCGCCCCTCCTGGTTATGTTGGTTTTGAGGAAGGTGGACAACTAACAGAAGCTGTCAGGCGCCATCCTTATTCTTTGGTTTTGCTTGATGAAGTGGAGAAAGCTCACCCGCAAGTTTTTAATGTGCTCCTTCAAGTTCTTGATGACGGTCGCTTGACTGATGGCAAAGGGATAACTGTTGATTTTAAAAATACGATTATTGTAATGACCAGTAACTTGGGTAGCGATATTATTAGCCAGAATAAAAACAGAAAGTGGGAGGAAGTCAAAAGTGAAGTCGAGAAAATGCTTTTTCAATTCTTTCGTCCTGAATTTATCAACAGAATTGATAAGGTTATTATCTTTAAGCCTTTAGATGAAAAGATAATGCTTGATATAGCCAAAAATCAGCTGGAGAAAGCAAGCCAGATTCTTTCAAGCCAAGGTATAGATTTAATTTATGACAAGAAGGTGATAGATTATCTTGCCAAAAAAGGTTTTGATCCTGTTTTTGGAGCAAGGCCGCTTCGCCGTCTAATAGAAGAAGAGCTTCTTGATGAAGTTTCTCTTCTTATCATTGAAGGGAAAATCGGGAGTGGAACTAAACTTGAGCTTCTAGTTACGGGTCAAAAAATGTCGCTTAAATATTAA